One Thunnus maccoyii chromosome 14, fThuMac1.1, whole genome shotgun sequence genomic window carries:
- the foxn2a gene encoding forkhead box protein N2, with translation MGPIIGMSPDKKTEIPGMQEERTGLRGVCGVGTLPEAECASSPLATSVDRTGGNEDEELTNLNWLHENLLQNFTLGGPEAQPSGSPLFDIEGDYGSNQGASSSSSSSSHGRGRERDSLKSKPPFSFSLLIYMAIEQSPSKSLPVKEIYGWILEHFPYFSNAPTGWKNSVRHNLSLNKCFRKVERSLGKANGKGSLWCVDPEYRPNLIQALKKQHFPAAHAFCTPPASPPSASSPPRHLFLQGCSFKESDIDAATAMMLLNSAPGHHVDPCNSDSPLDLSRPDSVLVSSDPKQDHNYSSVALQRCSSRSSSSSLSSLDEGGCDRRQSRRAGSEGFHSDEDSDLWDERGVHQTSRRPPAIKWPAGKRARREAKPELDEELKEAAGSLLHLAGIRSCTEGSKRTVKSTKLNRK, from the exons ATGGGTCCAATCATTGGGATGTCACCAGATAAGAAAACGGAAATTCCGGGTATGCAAGAGGAGCGGACAGGGCTCAGAGGTGTTTGTGGTGTGGGAACACTGCCCGAGGCGGAGTGCGCGTCCAGTCCGCTGGCGACCAGCGTGGATCGGACTGGAGGTAACGAGGATGAGGAGCTCACCAACCTCAACTGGCTCCATGAGAACCTGCTTCAGAACTTCACTCTGGGCGGCCCTGAAGCTCAGCCCAGCGGCAGCCCCCTCTTCGACATCGAGGGAGACTACGGGTCCAACCAGGGCGcgtcgtcctcctcctcatcttcttcaCACGGCAGAGGCAGGGAGCGGGACTCGTTGAAGTCTAAGCCCCCTTTCTCGTTTTCCCTCCTCATCTACATGGCCATTGAGCAGTCTCCCAGCAAGTCTTTGCCTGTCAAGGAAATCTACGGCTGGATTCTTGAGCACTTCCCTTATTTCTCCAATGCTCCCACTGGCTGGAAGAACTCAGTGCGTCACAACCTGTCCCTGAACAAATGCTTCCGCAAGGTGGAGAGGAGTTTAGGAAAG GCCAATGGAAAAGGTTCTCTCTGGTGTGTCGACCCCGAGTACCGCCCCAACCTGATCCAAGCCCTTAAAAAGCAGCACTTCCCTGCCGCACATGCCTTCTGCACACCACCCGCCTCCCCACCCAG TGCCTCCTCACCCCCACGCCATCTCTTTCTACAAGGCTGCTCATTTAaag AGTCTGACATTGATGCTGCCACTGCCATGATGCTCTTAAACTCTGCCCCCGGGCACCACGTTGACCCAT GCAATTCTGATAGCCCACTGGACCTCTCCAGACCCGACTCTGTCCTGGTGAGCAGCGATCCAAAGCAGGACCACAACTACAGCAGTGTAGCCCTGCAGCGCTGCTCCTCCcgttcctcctcctcgtccCTGTCCTCCCTCGACGAAGGAGGCTGCGACCGCAGGCAGTCCCGCCGCGCCGGCAGCGAGGGCTTCCACAGCGACGAGGACTCCGACCTCTGGGACGAGAGGGGCGTCCACCAAACTTCGCGGCGTCCGCCCGCCATCAAGTGGCCCGCCGGCAAGAGGGCACGACGTGAGGCCAAGCCGGAGCTGGATGAGGAGCTGAAGGAAGCGGCCGGCTCCTTGCTGCACCTCGCTGGTATACGCAGCTGCACGGAGGGCTCCAAACGCACTGTCAAGAGCACAAAACTTAACAGGAAATGa